The region AACTTGGCGAATACCCCAACGCATCTGGATATGTATGGAAAGGTACACAACCCAACGTGCAAGAAAAAAAGGTGCGTGATACTAGCATGAGGCAGCAAGCAGCCCACAAACCTTTAAAGGCGGTGTTCCCAAATCAATGGGATGGTATCCCTAAGAACTTAGCGAATACCCCAACGCATCTAGGCCTGCAGGGAAAGGAACGCAACCCCGcatgcaacaaaaaaaaaaaaagtgcatgaTGCTACCATGAGGCATCAGACAACCACAACCCTTAAAAGGTGGTGTTCCCAAGTCAATGGGATGATACCCCAAGAACTTGGCGAATACCACAACGCTTCTAGGCATGCAGGAAAAGGTATGTAACCTAGTGTGCAACAAAAAATGCAGGGTAAGAAAGAATAAGAAAACGGTAGTCAAGACAAAGTAAAGGATCTTATTCagtttaaaggaaaaaaagttCGAAGATATACGAtgtctaaataataaatacaacgACTAACTAgaaagcaaaaaagaaaaaaaaaagtgaccaaGATAAGCCCCCGACTCACTCAAGGAGCAGTAGAGCCGTCCGTCGATCCCATAAATCCAGAACTGGAGTAAATGGTAATGTCGCCCGTACTAGAAGGATCAATGTTCCCACCCATGCTAGTGCCTCCAGTATCTAGCTGGATGCCACTGCAACTGAAGACGTCACCCCCGCTTGAGCCCTCTTTGGCGTGACTAGGAAGGTGCTCTCTGGAGTAGATGAGATAGAGACTGGCGCTGAAGAAGACGGGCGATCAAGGGGTAGAATATCTGGTAGCTTCCATCGCTGAATGTTAAAGGAAGAAAACCACTTCCTCAACTTGCCATACAAATGCTCTTGCATATCCCTCCTACCCATATAAAAAAGCAGCCTCTCCCTCACGCACTATGCGAGCACTACCCTCGTTTGTATCTCGCAACCACACCTCCGCAATGGGAGCCATAGCCGCCCTACCCTCTGGCATCCTCACCCAATCTTGGAGTACCTGTATAGAGGGCGGACTAGTAAAATCACGATAGTCATGTCCCTCCTGCCACTTTCCTATAGCATCCACCATGGGCCCACCAACATATAAGGGGTGGTCAGCCAAGATCACAACCGAGTGGACATGCAGGTATCTAGTCAAAAGATAAAACCGGATAGTTCCATCGAGAAGTACAAGGCCATGCttgcaattaaatattacaaGCAGCATAAGTCCATGACTTTTTCGGCATTTATTCTCATGTGATGAGAATAATTAAGTTCCATTAGAATGATACTTTCCATAGCCGCATTGCAAGACTTGCAATTTAATCAATTAGATGTTAAAATCGCTTTCTTAAATGGCGAGTTAGATGGATAAATCTATATAGAACACCTAAGCGCATTGTGGTTTCAGGCCATGGAAAAAAGTCTGTAAACTTGTGAAATTGTTATACATTTTGAAACAAGTGCCTAAAAAATGGCATGAAAAGTTTGATCATGTAATGATGACCAGTGGGTTTAGTATAAACGAAAGTGACAAGTGTGTCTATGTAAAGGGCACGATAGACGATTATGTCATTCTTTATTTATATgcggatgatatactcatcattGGTACCAATGATCAAAtgattaaactaaaaaaaaaacatgttaaatttgaGATTTGACATAAAGGTCATGGGTTTGGTACGTGGATTTACTCCTCAAGATTAAAATCATTAGAAGACCATATGATCTCTTGTTAAGCCAACATTCTATGCTAAATCCTTGTTGCTTTTTGGACGTTGACACATTATCCAAAGTAGATACATatcttttttgaaaagtttCTTGAAAGTTGCATGAAGTCAAGTTTTATGGACAAGTTACAAGCAACTATTGAACGACATCAATACTTGTCAAATTTaagcaaattattttgtaatgaCAAGTTGGAGATTCGAATTTGTTCCCCTCTATCAGAcatattgaaaattcaattataaataGAAGAAATACCATTGAAAAGAGACATAGAAGACTATAAATAGAAGAAATACCATTGAAAAGAGACATAGAAGACTATAAATAGAAGAAATACCATTGAAAAGAGACATAGAAGATACATTAGTTGAAATCAAGCATTCAAAAGTTCTATATGCCATTCATCAAGTTCTTAAGAAACTTAAAAGCTCAAAGACGATCTAGATGTTTAGTCTCTTAGTTGGGAAATCATTCAATCTTTGTATTGATTTTGTTGTTAACTTCTACAAATGAGTAGATAGAGGACGAGCAATAGAGGCTGTCATGTTATAAAATCTTCAGTACACTacaaataaacatttatcaaTTGCCAATTTTGAAATGTGGATCATGTGatccacaatatatataatttcattaatttgtcAACCACATACCATGTTATCAACTTTTGAAGTTAGTGGGAGTAGTGGGTGTTATAGCAAGACAAGGCAATAATTCTATCTTACTCCCTTTACTTTTTAAAGTGATAATTAATTGTGAATTGTATGAACAATTCAATTGTTTTTATAGTTTTCCCCCAATTAATACATATTgcagaatgaaaaaaaaattatttgaacaaTTCACGTGTCCTTTATTAATCGgatgtaagaaaaaaaaattataaatggcCTATTACCCATGTNAGAGACATAGAAGACTATAAATAGAAGAAATACCATTGAAAAGAGACATAGAAGACTATAAATAGAAGAAATACCATTGAAAAGAGACATAGAAGATACATTAGTTGAAATCAAGCATTCAAAAGTTCTATATGCCATTCATCAAGTTCTTAAGAAACTTAAAAGCTCAAAGACGATCTAGATGTTTAGTCTCTTAGTTGGGAAATCATTCAATCTTTGTATTGATTTTGTTGTTAACTTCTACAAATGAGTAGATAGAGGACGAGCAATAGAGGCTGTCATGTTATAAAATCTTCAGTACACTacaaataaacatttatcaaTTGCCAATTTTGAAATGTGGATCATGTGatccacaatatatataatttcattaatttgtcAACCACATACCATGTTATCAACTTTTGAAGTTAGTGGGAGTAGTGGGTGTTATAGCAAGACAAGGCAATAATTCTATCTTACTCCCTTTACTTTTTAAAGTGATAATTAATTGTGAATTGTATGAACAATTCAATTGTTTTTATAGTTTTCCCCCAATTAATACATATTgcagaatgaaaaaaaaattatttgaacaaTTCACGTGTCCTTTATTAATCGgatgtaagaaaaaaaaattataaatggcCTATTACCCATGTAGATACAAGATTAAAATTGGGAagtacatataaaaaaaaaaaaaaaaacaaccataACATTAACACATTCAACAAAAAGTGAAAAACCATCATTCTTGGACCCACATAACCGTTACGCAACGGAACCATGCCTGGCAAGAAAATtcaataattcaaatatatcTGAAAAGAATGTTTAAACGAAAGCAAAAGCTTTCCCATTCCACAACtttttaccaaaaaattaatttcattttctttatttattttttattgtttcttGTAATTAAACTGTGCATATATTACGACGTGACTACACTGATAACTGATTCCCCATAGGACATTATTCATTCTCCTCTCCTTCCCTTTCCTTTCATAATGGGTTCTTGCTTTAGTAAATGCAAACCCAAAAACTCATATCTTGCAGAAGTAGAAAAAGACGACGGCGAGCATGTAAAGCAGCAAGCAATATCTCCGGCTGAGAAACCGCCGGTGTCTCCGTCGCCTTCCTCCGCCTCCCTCTCCTCATCTTTCGCCGCCTCAAACAGCAGCTATTCTTTCTCCTCGTCTTCTTGCTCCTCCAAAGATCGCTCCTTTTCGAACGAGTTTCTGAGGTCTTGCGCCAAGGAGAACCAACATGTGATTCTCATGAAACCCAGCAAGGGAAACCTCGAAAGGACAAGCAGCCTTCGACCATCTTTGTTGTCATCCCCGAACGCCATGCCGTTGAAACCATCGAGTCCTCGAATGCATGTCGGCGGGTCCACCCCAAAGAAAAGGCCCCGTTCTAATTCCCCGACTTTGGTTCGGCAAAAGAGCTTCAGAAAAGATAATATGAACGCTTCCGCCGCTTGCCATTTTTCAAATAGAGCCCTCAAGTCGCCTTCTCCAAGCAGGAGGTTCTTGGCGGTGGATGGGCAGGGAAAAATGGACATTTCACCTTTCAGACACGGCGGTGCTGCTTTTAACGGCGTCGGGAAACACAACTTCAAGCCCGTAAGTCCCAACTGTCAGCCGCGGGGGGTTGACAGTGGTTCGACGAAGGGTAATATAGTAAATTCAAAGAGGGATGGAGAAGTGCAATCAAGCCAGGAAATGGAGGACATCAATAATCCTCTTATTGCATTGGATTGTTTCATTTTCCTGTGAATTTTTATACAAAACTCTTAGGTATATTATTCTCCgtctctatttttatttttattttttcatttttaaaaaaaaaaattgtttaggtGTGAAATTACAACTTAGTGTTATGTTAGTGATGAGCAGGTTGCTATATAGGGAGGGACTCGGAGGTTTTTGGCTTTAGGAAACAAAATACTCTCCAGTGTTGAGGTGAGGATAAGATTGGTATATCCAGCCTTGAATgtccatttttgtttttttacctCCAAATGTATTTGTATACAATTGTCATCTACATAAGATGAAAAGGGGGTTGATTACTATTGTATCTTGTAAATCCCTCTCTCTTGGGATGAGACatgaataattatatattttatactttctaAATTTAATGATTTATTCCCATGTAGTAGTAATAATTGTCTGTGAAGCACGAACAATGATGTCCAATTGCCTAGCATGTGCATGTATTCAATAGTAAATTACTCTTCATTAGCCCAGCATTTTGTGCTCAGATAACACATCTATGATTCTCTTTGAGGGAATTGAAGGTCATAGAATCGATCCTAatagagaaagtataaaacatatactCTCTCAGTCCCGAAAAGAGTGTCTGGTTTGGTTTTGGCACGGATTTTAAGAGAAGCAAAACAAATTGGACTCTCTTTAAGTTACAAGTATACCCTTGCACTCTCTGACTTCAATTCTTTGCTACTATTTGTCTTCTTTCTTCATCTCTTTTGAGTACTTTGCTAGACAGCATATTTCTTCATCTCATTTGCAAAcatttcttcatctttattaaacaaatactctctttcaaagaaaaaaaaaacaaatactctataatttctttgttttatatTCTTCTCTATAGACCTAGTAagcatacaaaaaaaaaaaaaacaaagatgaaCATATTACAGTACTTCTTAAAATCAGCTGAGCTGTATTCAACTATATCTAAGAAcatataggctatgtttggcaaacctagctgaaatggtagctgaaagcttaaaagtagctgaaagctgaaaagctacaagctcgaaactgaaatctgaatagctgttatgtttaaaagtgtttggtaaaattagctttttaataagttgataaatgtaaaaagactaaaaatgacatctacataaaagttaaataattttaaatttaaatatgtttgtttacatattaaaatataaaataatgaaatcaatataatttaataaaatataaagtaagaacatatatttaaaaatatataaagtaaaacaaaacgtttataattcataaaattagttcatacaaaaattattgttcaaacacaaatatcaaattaaaattacaacgaaacatattg is a window of Ipomoea triloba cultivar NCNSP0323 chromosome 11, ASM357664v1 DNA encoding:
- the LOC115997642 gene encoding uncharacterized protein LOC115997642; translated protein: MGSCFSKCKPKNSYLAEVEKDDGEHVKQQAISPAEKPPVSPSPSSASLSSSFAASNSSYSFSSSSCSSKDRSFSNEFLRSCAKENQHVILMKPSKGNLERTSSLRPSLLSSPNAMPLKPSSPRMHVGGSTPKKRPRSNSPTLVRQKSFRKDNMNASAACHFSNRALKSPSPSRRFLAVDGQGKMDISPFRHGGAAFNGVGKHNFKPVSPNCQPRGVDSGSTKGNIVNSKRDGEVQSSQEMEDINNPLIALDCFIFL